A genomic region of Blastocatellia bacterium contains the following coding sequences:
- the tuf gene encoding elongation factor Tu (EF-Tu; promotes GTP-dependent binding of aminoacyl-tRNA to the A-site of ribosomes during protein biosynthesis; when the tRNA anticodon matches the mRNA codon, GTP hydrolysis results; the inactive EF-Tu-GDP leaves the ribosome and release of GDP is promoted by elongation factor Ts; many prokaryotes have two copies of the gene encoding EF-Tu), which produces EMVMPGDNVNLEVELITPIALERGLRFAIREGGRTVGAGTITEIVE; this is translated from the coding sequence TGGAGATGGTGATGCCGGGGGACAATGTGAATTTGGAGGTGGAGCTGATCACCCCCATTGCCCTGGAGCGAGGCTTGCGCTTCGCCATCCGCGAGGGCGGCCGCACCGTCGGCGCCGGCACCATCACCGAAATCGTGGAGTGA